A region of the Pseudomonadota bacterium genome:
TATTACGATACCATCTATATTATCTATACCATAAAGTGCCTTTTTCACCTGGAGCCCAACTACAAACTCTGTAACCCCTTTCTCCCTTTCTTCTTCGGTCTCACCCACACATATGATTGGCTTTAGTCCTGAAAGGAGACCTTTCTTTGCCTTTAAGTTCACATCCTCATCACGCTCATAGAAATACTTTCTTCTCTCCGAGTGTCCCATAATTACATAAGTACAACCCACATCCTTTAACATCGATGGGGATACTTCCCCTGTGTATGCCCCCTTATCTTCAAAGAACATGTCTTGCGCAGCAAGAGATATATGGGAGCCCTTAATCGTTTCATACACGCTGTATAAAGCGGTAAAAGGTGGGGCTAAAACGATCTCACCCTTCTTTAATCCAGCTGTCCCTTCTTTTACAGCCTTAGAAAGGGCTATAGCTTCATTAATTGTATTGTTCATCTTCCAGTTTCCAGCAACCATCCACGTTCTCATTGGTTACCTCCAGAAGCTTCCAGTGCCTCAATTGCTGGCATTGTTTTGCCTTCGAGTAGCTCCAGAAATGCCCCTCCTCCAGTAGATATGTATGATATCTTAAGGCTTTCACCCGCACGATGGACTGCTACATCCGTATCACCACCGCCAACAATAGTTAGTGCGTGGGCATTAGCCACATAGGTTACCATGGCAAAGGTCCCCCTGCTAAAAGGGTCAAGCTCAAACATGCCCATTGGGCCATTCCATACTATAGTTTTTGCGTTCTGCAATGCCTCGGAGAATAACGAAGTTGTTGCGGGGCCAATGTCGAGACCCATCCAGCCCTTTGGGATCTCCTGAACTGTACAGACCTTCACCTCTGCATCAGCTGATGCCTTCTCTGCAATAACACAATCTACAGGGAGATAGAATTTTACATTTCTGCCTTTTGCCTTCTCGATTATATCTTTTGCCATATTTAGCATATTTTCTTCGCATAGAGAGCTGCCAACCTCATGGCCAAGGGCCTTCAGAAATGTAAAGGCCATTCCGCCACCCACAATAAGCTTGTCCACCTTTTCTACCAGTTTTTCAAGGACCCCTATCTTATCAGATACCTTTGCGCCGCCAATGATTGCAACGAGAGGTCTCACCGGATTCCCCATGGCCCTGCTAAAATAGTCCAGTTCGTTTCGCATAAGAAAACCAGCAGCACATACATTAACAAACTCTGTTATTGCAGTGTTTGAGGCTGCCTTTCTGTGAGACACAGCAAATGCGTCATCTATATACACGTCTGTGAACACAGCAAGCTGCCTGGCAAACTCCTTATCATTCTTTTCTTCCCCTGCGTAAAACCTGAGATTTTCAAGGAGAATTACATCCCCTTCTTTCATATTAGAGATGGCGTTTTCAACCCCGGCACCCACACAATCATCTACAAATATCACCTCTTTATGCAAAAACCTTGAAAGCCTCTTGGCAACAGGTTTCAATGAAAGCTCATCTACCTTTTTACCCTTGGGCCTGCCCATGTGTGAGGCAACAATTATCTTTGCCTTTTCATCAAGGGCATAGTTGATCGTCGGTAAATGCGCCCTTATTCTTGTATCGTCTGTGATATTCCCATACTCATCAATCGGCACATTGAAATCAACCCGGATAAAAACCCTTTTACCCTTTATATTAACCTGGTCTATATATTTCATACAATCTCCACCTTTTCAAGGGTTAGGGGTTAGTACGCTATCCCCTATCCCCTATACCCTATACCCTGTTTTAACTTATTTCATAATAAAGGATAGCAATTCAAACATCCTGTTTGAAAAACCCCATTCATTATCATACCAGGAAAGCACCTTCACCATTTTTCCACCAATTACATTTGTATTGGCTAAGTCAACTATAGAAGAATGAGGGTTTCCATTAAAATCACATGAAACTAATGGCTCATCCGAGCACAACAGTATTCCCTTCATTGGCCCTGCCGCATACTCTTTAAACTTACCGTTGACCTCTTCCTTGCTTGTGTTCTTCGATAATGTTAAAACAAGATCCACTATAGACACATTTGGTACGGGCACCCTGATGGCTAAACCATCGAGTTTTCCTTTCAACTCAGGTATAACCTCAGAAATGGCCTTTGCAGCGCCTGTTGTAGTCGGTATCATAGAGAGAGAAGCTGCACGTGCCCTCCTCAAGTCCTTATGCGGTTCATCCAGCACAACCTGGTCATTTGTAAATGCATGGATCGTGGTCATAAGGCCATACTCAATGCCAAACTCTTTTTGTAATATCTTTACTATTGGCGCCAAACAATTTGTTGTACAAGAGCCCATGGATATTACATGATGTTTTGTCTTATCATAAATCTCCTGGTTAACCCCCAACACAAACGTTACATCCGGACCTTTTGCAGGCGCTGATATGACAACCTTTTTTGCGCCTGCTTTCATGTGTCTTTCTGCCCCTGCCCTATCAGTAAACCTTCCAGTGCTTTCAAGCACCACATCCACACCGAGTTCCTTCCAGGGCAAATTCTCCGGCTCTCTTATGGCATAAGACTTTATCTCTTTTCCATTCACGACAATCGCGTCATCCTTTGCCTTTACATCTCCATCCATAGTCCCATGGACCGAATCATACTTTAAGAGATAGGCAAGGGTATGAGCGTCAGTAATATCATTTACGGCCACAAATTCCACATCTTTGTTCTTGTAACCAGCTCTGAAAACAAGCCTTCCTATCCTTCCAAAGCCATTTATAGCCACCTTGACGGACATGTGAACCTCCTGTTTTTGCTTTAAATACTAATCAAAACTAAGGGTGGTTGTCAAATAATTTGAAAGCTAATCAGCAAACAACCTCTTTTTTCAATAAGATACGAAATCCTCTCAGTATATATTGAAAGCCGGAAACTACCGTGAAGAAGGTAGTAGCATAAAAAAAGAACACTTCATATGTCCTGGTATGGGACCACAGGATATAGATGATTGTAATTATCTGAGAGACTGTGGCTAACTTACCCAAAAAAGCCGGCGATGGTTTCACCTTGTATGAAAGCTTATAAAGAATTAAAAAACCTGAGGATATTACAAAATCCCTGAGCAGCACAACACACGTAACCCAGAGAGGGATGATACCTTGCAAATATAGAACAGTAAACGAAGAGACAAGCATCACCTTATCTGCTATAGGATCGAGAAAAGCCCCGAGATAGGTTTTTTTGCCCATTATCCTTGCAAAAAACCCATCAAGCATATCACTTATACCCTGCAAGACAAAAAGGTAAAGGGCTACCCTAAACCTTCCCTGATTGATTGATACTATAAAAAAGGAGGTGAGAAAAAGACGGAAAATCGAGAGAAGATTCGGAAGGTTCATTCTCTATACAGATTCTTAAAGGTTGCATATTTATCTAAAAAAGCAAGCTCTATGGTACCAGTTGGCCCATTTCTTTGTTTCCCGATGATTATTTCTGCTGTACCTTTATGTGGGTTTTCAGGGTTCTTATTGTAAATTTCGTCTCTATAGATAAAGAGGATTACGTCTGCATCCTGCTCTATCGCACCTGATTCGCGGAGATCTGAAAGCCTTGGTTTTTTCTCATCTCTCTCTTCAACCCTTCTGTTTAACTGTGATACGGCAACAACGGGTATATAAAGCTCCTTTGCGAGGGCCTTTAAAAATCTCGAAATCTCCGATATCTCCTGTTCCCTCCTCTCCATAGAAGCCCTGCCTCTCATCAACTGTAAATAGTCCACAATCAAAAGTCCAAGGCCATGTTCCTTTTTTAACCTTCTTGCCCGTGCCCGAAGTTCGAGTACACCCATGGAAGGAGAATCATCTATGAAAATCGACGCCTCACATAGTTTGCCTGCCGCCTGTGCAAGTTTTGGCCACTCTGAACTTGACAGCGTACCTGTCCTGAGTTTCGTATGCTCTATCTCTGATTCAGAGCTAAGAAGCCTTGTAACAAGCTGCTCCTTGGACATTTCAAGAGAAAATATGCCCACGGCTAAAGCCCCATCCTTCATCGTTGCCACATACTGAGCGACATTCATACAAAGGGCCGTCTTCCCCATGCTGGGCCTTCCTGCTACTACAATCAAATCGGAAGGCTGAAAACCACTTGTAAGCTTGTCAAGCTCAGTAAATCCGGTCGGTACACCTGTAACGAATTGTTTCTTCTCGTACAGCCTCTCGATGGTCTTTACATTCTCCATCACTATATCTTTCACAGAAAGGAACGAGGGTCTGAACTTATTCTCAGAAACCTGAAATATC
Encoded here:
- the dnaB gene encoding replicative DNA helicase yields the protein MAKAPRNMQGLKSRIPPQNLEAEQSLLGGLLVDPDSINKIVDIVSPDDFYKNAHSKIYEVMLDLYEKNEPIDIITVSSGAKDKGIIETVGGITYLNTLVDQMPSAANIIQYAKMVSEKALLRKLMNVATEIIEKGHEVDTNVDGYIDEAEKMIFQVSENKFRPSFLSVKDIVMENVKTIERLYEKKQFVTGVPTGFTELDKLTSGFQPSDLIVVAGRPSMGKTALCMNVAQYVATMKDGALAVGIFSLEMSKEQLVTRLLSSESEIEHTKLRTGTLSSSEWPKLAQAAGKLCEASIFIDDSPSMGVLELRARARRLKKEHGLGLLIVDYLQLMRGRASMERREQEISEISRFLKALAKELYIPVVAVSQLNRRVEERDEKKPRLSDLRESGAIEQDADVILFIYRDEIYNKNPENPHKGTAEIIIGKQRNGPTGTIELAFLDKYATFKNLYRE
- the gap gene encoding type I glyceraldehyde-3-phosphate dehydrogenase, giving the protein MSVKVAINGFGRIGRLVFRAGYKNKDVEFVAVNDITDAHTLAYLLKYDSVHGTMDGDVKAKDDAIVVNGKEIKSYAIREPENLPWKELGVDVVLESTGRFTDRAGAERHMKAGAKKVVISAPAKGPDVTFVLGVNQEIYDKTKHHVISMGSCTTNCLAPIVKILQKEFGIEYGLMTTIHAFTNDQVVLDEPHKDLRRARAASLSMIPTTTGAAKAISEVIPELKGKLDGLAIRVPVPNVSIVDLVLTLSKNTSKEEVNGKFKEYAAGPMKGILLCSDEPLVSCDFNGNPHSSIVDLANTNVIGGKMVKVLSWYDNEWGFSNRMFELLSFIMK
- the tpiA gene encoding triose-phosphate isomerase, yielding MRTWMVAGNWKMNNTINEAIALSKAVKEGTAGLKKGEIVLAPPFTALYSVYETIKGSHISLAAQDMFFEDKGAYTGEVSPSMLKDVGCTYVIMGHSERRKYFYERDEDVNLKAKKGLLSGLKPIICVGETEEEREKGVTEFVVGLQVKKALYGIDNIDGIVIAYEPVWAIGTGKVAMPIEAEEVHRFIRNVLGDVYGDVCKMTRILYGGSVTKENIGELIDMEDIDGALVGGASLKEEGFVGIIKKVAEKRQC
- a CDS encoding phosphoglycerate kinase — translated: MKYIDQVNIKGKRVFIRVDFNVPIDEYGNITDDTRIRAHLPTINYALDEKAKIIVASHMGRPKGKKVDELSLKPVAKRLSRFLHKEVIFVDDCVGAGVENAISNMKEGDVILLENLRFYAGEEKNDKEFARQLAVFTDVYIDDAFAVSHRKAASNTAITEFVNVCAAGFLMRNELDYFSRAMGNPVRPLVAIIGGAKVSDKIGVLEKLVEKVDKLIVGGGMAFTFLKALGHEVGSSLCEENMLNMAKDIIEKAKGRNVKFYLPVDCVIAEKASADAEVKVCTVQEIPKGWMGLDIGPATTSLFSEALQNAKTIVWNGPMGMFELDPFSRGTFAMVTYVANAHALTIVGGGDTDVAVHRAGESLKISYISTGGGAFLELLEGKTMPAIEALEASGGNQ
- a CDS encoding CDP-alcohol phosphatidyltransferase family protein, which encodes MNLPNLLSIFRLFLTSFFIVSINQGRFRVALYLFVLQGISDMLDGFFARIMGKKTYLGAFLDPIADKVMLVSSFTVLYLQGIIPLWVTCVVLLRDFVISSGFLILYKLSYKVKPSPAFLGKLATVSQIITIIYILWSHTRTYEVFFFYATTFFTVVSGFQYILRGFRILLKKEVVC